A section of the Acanthopagrus latus isolate v.2019 chromosome 20, fAcaLat1.1, whole genome shotgun sequence genome encodes:
- the LOC119009415 gene encoding serine/threonine-protein kinase tousled-like 2 isoform X2, producing the protein MMEGPHSQALGLDPRRQELLEARFTGVGVTKSSANSESSNQSLCSAGSLSDKELETPEKKASDQRSRKRKGDIYDSNSQGKGRGHKISDYFEFQHGSPSSTGSAHTDSSSCSSVKAALTQSCSHKAIQSELTLLKLTALEKNKNSDLEKKEGRIDDLLRANCDLRRQLDEQQKMLERFKERLNKCVTMSKKLLIEKSKQEKMACRDKSMQDRLRLGHFTTVRHGASFTEQWTDGYAFQNLIKQQERVNSQREDIERQRKLLGKRKPPSMAQTPPPSLEQNRRKSRNNGQENEALSLAEYHEQEEIFKLRIGHLKKEEAEIQSELEHLERVRNLHIRELKRIHNEDNSQFKDHPTLNDRYLLLYLLGRGGFSEVFKAFDLTEQRYVAIKIHQLNKNWREEKKQNYHKHACREYRIHKELDHPRIVKLYDYFSIDTDSFCTVLEYCEGNDLDFYLKQNKLMSEKEGRSIVMQIVNALKYLNQIRPPIIHYDLKPGNILLVNGTACGEIRITDFGLSKIMDDDSYSSADGIELTSQGAGTYWYLPPECFVVGKEPPKISNKVDVWSVGVIFYQCLYGRKPFGHNQSQQDILQENTILKATEVQFPPKPVVTTEAKAFIRRCLAYHKEDRVDVLQLANDPFLMPHIRKALGSNSTPMAPPLPSTSSCYSSSASD; encoded by the exons ATGATGGAAGGACCTCATAGCCAGGCTTTAGGCCTGGACCCACGCAGGCAGGAACTGCTCGAGGCTCGCTTCACTGGAGTGGGTGTGACCAAG agtTCAGCCAACAGTGAATCTTCCAACCAGTCATTGTGCAGCGCGGGATCACTCAGTGACAAGGAACTGGAG ACACCAGAGAAGAAGGCCAGCGACCAGagaagcaggaagagaaaaggagacatCTATGACAGCAACAGTCAGG GAAAAGGAAGAGGGCACAAAATAAGTGATTATTTTGAG tttCAGCACGGCAGTCCTTCATCCACAGGCTCAGCCCACACAGACTCGTCATCTTGCAGCTCTGTTAAGGCGGCCCTAACGCAGTCCTGCTCACACAAAGCCATCCAG TCAGAACTGACCCTGCTGAAACTGACGGCcctggagaaaaacaagaactcTGACCTGGAGAAGAAAGAAGGCAGGATAGATGACCTGCTGAGG GCAAACTGTGACTTGAGGCGGcagctggatgagcagcagAAGATGCTGGAGCGCTTCAAAGAGCGGCTTAACAAGTGTGTGACCATGAGCAAGAAGCTGCTCATCGAGAAG TCAAAGCAGGAGAAGATGGCCTGCAGGGACAAAAGCATGCAGGACCGGCTGCGTCTGGGCCACTTCACCACCGTCCGGCACGGAGCCTCCTTCACCGAGCAGTGGACAGACGGATACGCCTTCCAGAACCTCATCAA GCAGCAAGAGCGAGTCAACTCACAGCGGGAGGACATTGAGaggcagaggaagctgctgggGAAGCGGAAACCTCCCTCCATGGCCCAGACGCCTCCACCCAGCCTTGAACAGAACAGACGCAAGAGCCGGAACAATGGCCAGGAGAATGAAGC GTTGTCACTAGCAGAATATCATGAGCAAGAGGAGATTTTCAAACTTCGTATCGGTCATCTAAAAAAG gaaGAAGCAGAGATCCAGTCAGAGCTTGAGCACTTGGAGCGAGTGAGAAACCTGCACATTCGGGAGTTGAAGAGAATCCACAACGAGGACAACTCGCA ATTTAAAGACCACCCTACACTGAACGACCGATATCTGCTATTATATTTACTTGGAAGAGGCGGCTTTAGTGAAGTTTTCAAG GCTTTTGATTTGACAGAGCAGAGGTATGTGGCCATTAAAATCCATCAACTCAACAAGaactggagggaggagaagaagcaaaACTACCACAA ACACGCCTGTAGAGAGTACAGAATCCACAAAGAACTTGACCACCCGAGGATAGTCAAACTCTACGACTATTTCTCAATCGACACAGACTC GTTCTGCACAGTGCTGGAGTACTGTGAAGGCAATGATCTGGACTTCTACTTGAAGCAGAATAAGCTGATGAGCGAGAAGGAGGGCCGCTCTATCGTCATGCAGATCGTCAATGCCCTCAAGTACCTCAACCAGATTCGGCCACCCATCATCCACTACGACCTCAAGCCTG GAAACATCTTGTTGGTTAACGGCACAGCCTGTGGAGAGATAAGGATCACCGACTTCGGCCTGTCCAAGATCATGGATGATGACAGCTACAGCTCTGCAGATGGCATCGAGCTGACCTCACAGGGAGCGGGGACCTACTg GTACCTGCCTCCTGAGTGCTTTGTGGTGGGCAAAGAGCCCCCCAAAATATCCAACAAGGTGGATGTTTGGTCAGTAGGAGTCATCTTCTACCAGTGCTTATATGGACGCAAG CCGTTCGGTCATAACCAGTCCCAGCAGGATATCCTTCAAGAAAACACCATATTAAAAGCCACTGAGGTGCAGTTTCCCCCGAAACCTGTGGTCACCACAGAAGCAAAG GCCTTCATTCGACGTTGCCTGGCTTATCACAAGGAGGACCGTGTGGATGTTCTGCAGCTGGCTAACGACCCCTTCCTCATGCCCCATATCCGTAAAGCCCTGGGCAGCAACAGCACACCCATGgcacctcctctcccctccacctccagctgctACAGCAGCAGTGCCTCCGACTGA
- the LOC119009415 gene encoding serine/threonine-protein kinase tousled-like 2 isoform X1, producing the protein MMEGPHSQALGLDPRRQELLEARFTGVGVTKSSANSESSNQSLCSAGSLSDKELETPEKKASDQRSRKRKGDIYDSNSQGKGRGHKISDYFEFAGSSGSGTSPARGIPMLVRSSPQHSLSNPLFQHGSPSSTGSAHTDSSSCSSVKAALTQSCSHKAIQSELTLLKLTALEKNKNSDLEKKEGRIDDLLRANCDLRRQLDEQQKMLERFKERLNKCVTMSKKLLIEKSKQEKMACRDKSMQDRLRLGHFTTVRHGASFTEQWTDGYAFQNLIKQQERVNSQREDIERQRKLLGKRKPPSMAQTPPPSLEQNRRKSRNNGQENEALSLAEYHEQEEIFKLRIGHLKKEEAEIQSELEHLERVRNLHIRELKRIHNEDNSQFKDHPTLNDRYLLLYLLGRGGFSEVFKAFDLTEQRYVAIKIHQLNKNWREEKKQNYHKHACREYRIHKELDHPRIVKLYDYFSIDTDSFCTVLEYCEGNDLDFYLKQNKLMSEKEGRSIVMQIVNALKYLNQIRPPIIHYDLKPGNILLVNGTACGEIRITDFGLSKIMDDDSYSSADGIELTSQGAGTYWYLPPECFVVGKEPPKISNKVDVWSVGVIFYQCLYGRKPFGHNQSQQDILQENTILKATEVQFPPKPVVTTEAKAFIRRCLAYHKEDRVDVLQLANDPFLMPHIRKALGSNSTPMAPPLPSTSSCYSSSASD; encoded by the exons ATGATGGAAGGACCTCATAGCCAGGCTTTAGGCCTGGACCCACGCAGGCAGGAACTGCTCGAGGCTCGCTTCACTGGAGTGGGTGTGACCAAG agtTCAGCCAACAGTGAATCTTCCAACCAGTCATTGTGCAGCGCGGGATCACTCAGTGACAAGGAACTGGAG ACACCAGAGAAGAAGGCCAGCGACCAGagaagcaggaagagaaaaggagacatCTATGACAGCAACAGTCAGG GAAAAGGAAGAGGGCACAAAATAAGTGATTATTTTGAG TTTGCTGGTAGCAGTGGCTCTGGCACCAGTCCTGCCCGGGGCATCCCCATGCTGGTGCGCTCCTCTCCACAGCACTCACTGTCTAATCCTCTG tttCAGCACGGCAGTCCTTCATCCACAGGCTCAGCCCACACAGACTCGTCATCTTGCAGCTCTGTTAAGGCGGCCCTAACGCAGTCCTGCTCACACAAAGCCATCCAG TCAGAACTGACCCTGCTGAAACTGACGGCcctggagaaaaacaagaactcTGACCTGGAGAAGAAAGAAGGCAGGATAGATGACCTGCTGAGG GCAAACTGTGACTTGAGGCGGcagctggatgagcagcagAAGATGCTGGAGCGCTTCAAAGAGCGGCTTAACAAGTGTGTGACCATGAGCAAGAAGCTGCTCATCGAGAAG TCAAAGCAGGAGAAGATGGCCTGCAGGGACAAAAGCATGCAGGACCGGCTGCGTCTGGGCCACTTCACCACCGTCCGGCACGGAGCCTCCTTCACCGAGCAGTGGACAGACGGATACGCCTTCCAGAACCTCATCAA GCAGCAAGAGCGAGTCAACTCACAGCGGGAGGACATTGAGaggcagaggaagctgctgggGAAGCGGAAACCTCCCTCCATGGCCCAGACGCCTCCACCCAGCCTTGAACAGAACAGACGCAAGAGCCGGAACAATGGCCAGGAGAATGAAGC GTTGTCACTAGCAGAATATCATGAGCAAGAGGAGATTTTCAAACTTCGTATCGGTCATCTAAAAAAG gaaGAAGCAGAGATCCAGTCAGAGCTTGAGCACTTGGAGCGAGTGAGAAACCTGCACATTCGGGAGTTGAAGAGAATCCACAACGAGGACAACTCGCA ATTTAAAGACCACCCTACACTGAACGACCGATATCTGCTATTATATTTACTTGGAAGAGGCGGCTTTAGTGAAGTTTTCAAG GCTTTTGATTTGACAGAGCAGAGGTATGTGGCCATTAAAATCCATCAACTCAACAAGaactggagggaggagaagaagcaaaACTACCACAA ACACGCCTGTAGAGAGTACAGAATCCACAAAGAACTTGACCACCCGAGGATAGTCAAACTCTACGACTATTTCTCAATCGACACAGACTC GTTCTGCACAGTGCTGGAGTACTGTGAAGGCAATGATCTGGACTTCTACTTGAAGCAGAATAAGCTGATGAGCGAGAAGGAGGGCCGCTCTATCGTCATGCAGATCGTCAATGCCCTCAAGTACCTCAACCAGATTCGGCCACCCATCATCCACTACGACCTCAAGCCTG GAAACATCTTGTTGGTTAACGGCACAGCCTGTGGAGAGATAAGGATCACCGACTTCGGCCTGTCCAAGATCATGGATGATGACAGCTACAGCTCTGCAGATGGCATCGAGCTGACCTCACAGGGAGCGGGGACCTACTg GTACCTGCCTCCTGAGTGCTTTGTGGTGGGCAAAGAGCCCCCCAAAATATCCAACAAGGTGGATGTTTGGTCAGTAGGAGTCATCTTCTACCAGTGCTTATATGGACGCAAG CCGTTCGGTCATAACCAGTCCCAGCAGGATATCCTTCAAGAAAACACCATATTAAAAGCCACTGAGGTGCAGTTTCCCCCGAAACCTGTGGTCACCACAGAAGCAAAG GCCTTCATTCGACGTTGCCTGGCTTATCACAAGGAGGACCGTGTGGATGTTCTGCAGCTGGCTAACGACCCCTTCCTCATGCCCCATATCCGTAAAGCCCTGGGCAGCAACAGCACACCCATGgcacctcctctcccctccacctccagctgctACAGCAGCAGTGCCTCCGACTGA